From Rutidosis leptorrhynchoides isolate AG116_Rl617_1_P2 chromosome 3, CSIRO_AGI_Rlap_v1, whole genome shotgun sequence, a single genomic window includes:
- the LOC139896596 gene encoding ubiquitin domain-containing protein DSK2b-like: protein MGGDSAVNDGVDTTNSVSGGAVTVNVRCSNGTKFTVQASLDASVESFKSVLEQNCDIPAAQQRLIYKGRILKDDQTLKSYGLEAEHTVHLVRGFVPATSTPAGGAPTRPVTTPPVAGQVGSVVGGPVGGPGLGASPFSGLGLSGLGGNGGMFGAGLPDFEQMQQQLTQNPNMMREIMDLPLFQNLLNNPDVMRDMMMNNPQMRDIIDRNPELGHMLNDPAILRQTIEAARNPELMREMMRNTDRAMSNIESSPEGFNMLRRMYENVQEPLLNATTMGGNESGNNSNSNPFAALLGGALGGSAQNQATNPTTTGAADTTTGSPAPNTNPLPNPWAAGGGAANATNAAATNSTGIGRPPAVGGLGGLGVPGLEGLFGGTPPDPNSMSQLMQNPAISQMMQSLLSNPQHLNQILGLNPQMQRMLESNPQLREMMQNPDFIRQLTSPETMQQMMTLQQSLFSGLGQQQTTRDLGQTGGATAGGPGNMNLDMLMNMFGALGTGGFTAPNNSNVPPEERYATQLSQLQEMGFFDTRENLQALTAAAGNVHAAVEWLLRNLGQ, encoded by the exons ATGGGCGGTGATAGTGCTGTTAACGACGGTGTCGATACCACCAACTCTGTAAGCGGTGGTGCAGTTACCGTTAACGTACGGTGCTCAAATGGCACCAAGTTCACCGTTCAGGCTAGCCTCGATGCCTCTGTGGAGTCTTTTAAGTCTGTTCTCGAACAGAACTGTGATATTCCGGCAGCACAACAGCGACTGATTTATAAAGGGCGTATTTTGAAAGATGATCAGACCCTTAAGAGCTACG GTTTAGAGGCTGAGCACACGGTTCACCTGGTTCGTGGTTTTGTGCCTGCTACATCTACACCAGCAGGTGGTGCACCTACCAGACCAGTTACTACCCCACCGGTTGCAGGCCAAGTTGGCTCGGTTGTAGGTGGGCCCGTAGGTGGACCCGGCCTTGGTGCTTCACCATTTTCTGGACTTGGTTTAAGCGGTTTAGGAGGCAATGGTGGCATGTTTGGAGCCGGACTTCCAGATTTTGAACAAATGCAGCAACAGTTGACTCAGAATCCTAACATGATGCGAGAAATCATGGATTTACCTCTTTTCCAAAATCTATTAAACAATCCTGATGTTATGCGCGACATGATGATGAATAACCCTCAAATGCGTGACATCATCGATCGTAATCCAGAGCTTGGTCATATGCTCAATGATCCTGCAATCTTGCGTCAGACAATAGAGGCTGCACGAAACCCTGAACTCATGCGTGAAATGATGCGTAACACAGACAGAGCAATGAGTAATATCGAATCTTCTCCTGAAGGTTTTAACATGCTTAGGCGAATGTATGAAAACGTCCAGGAACCGTTACTGAATGCGACTACAATGGGCGGTAACGAGTCAGGGAACAATTCAAATTCAAATCCATTCGCAGCTCTTTTGGGTGGTGCTCTGGGCGGGTCAGCCCAAAATCAGGCGACCAACCCTACAACCACCGGTGCCGCCGACACAACCACCGGTTCTCCTGCTCCAAATACCAACCCACTTCCCAATCCTTGGGCTGCTGGTGGTG GTGCTGCTAATGCAACAAATGCGGCTGCAACAAATTCGACCGGGATCGGTAGGCCCCCGGCTGTTGGTGGTCTAGGTGGACTTGGTGTTCCAGGTCTCGAGGGATTATTTGGTGGCACTCCGCCTGATCCCAATTCAATGAGCCAGCTGATGCAAAATCCAGCCATTTCACAAATGATGCAAAGTCTCCTTTCAAACCCACAACATTTAAATCAG ATACTTGGTCTCAATCCACAGATGCAAAGGATGCTTGAATCAAATCCACAATTGAGAGAGATGATGCAAAATCCTGACTTCATTCGTCAATTAACTTCACCAGAGACCATGCAG CAAATGATGACACTACAACAATCTCTTTTCTCTGGACTCGGCCAGCAACAAACCACAAG GGATTTGGGTCAAACTGGTGGAGCAACAG CAGGGGGACCTGGTAACATGAATTTGGATATGCTTATGAACATGTTTGGTGCCCTAGGAACAGGCGGCTTTACGGCACCAAACAATTCAAACG TGCCTCCAGAGGAACGTTATGCTACCCAACTTTCACAACTTCAAGAGATGGGTTTTTTTGATACCCGAGAGAATCTTCAAGCACTGACAGCCGCCGCAGGTAACGTTCATGCTGCGGTTGAGTGGTTATTGCGAAATCTTGGTCAGTGA
- the LOC139900261 gene encoding secreted RxLR effector protein 161-like, which yields MNPEKYRRIVGKLNYLTLTRPDIAFPVSVVSQFLSSPRTSHWDAVTHILKYLKGTPGRGLLYQNHGHHTIEGFSDADYNGDPATKRSTTSYCVFVEGNLVSWESKKQNVVSRSSAESEYRAMAQTTCELIWVRNLLSEIGFAQSEPMNLWCDNKAAIHIASNPVFHERTKHIEVDCHFTREKLEEGIIQTPHIKSNEHLADLFTKALPRNCIRQFCDKLGMINIYAPA from the coding sequence ATGAACCCAGAAAAATATAGAAGGATTGTCGGCAAGCTAAATTATCTTACACTCACCCGTCCTGATATTGCTTTCCCGGTGAGTGTTGTTAGTCAGTTCTTGTCATCTCCGAGAACCTCACATTGGGATGCTGTCACTCATATCTTAAAGTACTTAAAAGGTACACCTGGTCGTGGTCTTTTATACCAGAATCATGGTCATCACACTATCGAGGGATTTTCTGATGCTGATTATAATGGTGATCCTGCAACTAAACGGTCTACAACTAGTTATTGTGTCTTCGTTGAAGGAAATCTTGTATCTTGGGAAAGTAAGAAACAAAATGTGGTATCTCGTTCAAGTGCAGAATCTGAGTATCGAGCCATGGCCCAGACAACTTGTGAACTTATTTGGGTTCGTAACCTTCTTAGCGAGATTGGTTTTGCTCAGTCCGAACCAATGAATTTGTGGTGTGATAACAAAGCAGCCATTCATATTGCAAGCAACCCCGTCTTCCATGAGAGGACCAAACATATTGAAGTTGACTGTCATTTTACTCGAGAAAAGTTAGAAGAAGGAATTATTCAAACACCTCATATCAAAAGTAATGAACACTTGGCTGACTTATTCACCAAAGCATTACCTAGAAATTGCATCCGTCAGTTTTGTGACAAGCTGGGCATGATCAATATCTATGCTCcagcttga
- the LOC139900262 gene encoding uncharacterized protein, producing the protein MSDEKKKIDGTLSEAIPIAARLTDNKLNGSNFFEWSKTIRVYLRSMGKDSHLTSEPPKDDTRDLWLQNDARLFLQIMNSIESSVTSLVNHCEYVKELMEYLDFLYSGKSNISRVFNVCKFFHRGEQHDRSLMAYVMEFKKIYEEFNSVMPLSADIKTMQTQREQIAVMSFLTGLRPEHDAIKSQFLNESTIPSLQETFARVLRHEDVKTPQVSEHNTALISRGGFRGGGRSRGGYRGSYRGSSRGGHTDRITEEPTNSGVECFYCHELGHTKRYCKKLQTLYMRNNLSAHAASSSTVTISANEHAEYTRLKESVKPTTSTVAFAETCNDTCLLSSTSKWVIDSGASDHMTGNNHLYSDFNTHSSYVTIANGTTSLVLGSGTINLTPSISLSSVLCLPNFSFNLLSVSKLTRDLNCVALLFPDSCIFQDLSTK; encoded by the coding sequence ATGAGCgatgaaaagaaaaaaatagatgGTACTTTAAGCGAGGCTATTCCTATTGCAGCCCGTTTGACCGACAATAAACTTAATGGGTCTAACTTCTTTGAATGGAGTAAGACAATCCGTGTATATCTTAGGAGCATGGGAAAAGATTCTCATCTTACTTCCGAACCTCCTAAAGATGATACACGAGATCTGTGGCTACAAAATGATGCCAGACTCTTTCTTCAAATTATGAATTCCATTGAATCTTCGGTTACTTCTTTGGTAAATCATTGTGAGTATGTAAAAGAGCTTATGGAGTATCTCGATTTTCTATATTCCGGAAAGAGCAATATCTCTAGAGTATTTAATGTGTGCAAATTCTTTCATCGCGGTGAACAACACGATCGATCTCTAATGGCCTATGTTATggaatttaaaaaaatatatgagGAGTTTAATTCTGTGATGCCTTTGAGTGCTGATATTAAGACTATGCAGACACAACGTGAGCAAATAGCGGTCATGAGCTTTCTAACTGGTTTACGACCAGAACATGATGCTATTAAGTCCCAGTTTTTAAACGAGTCTACAATTCCCTCTCTTCAAGAAACATTTGCTCGTGTCCTCCGTCATGAGGATGTTAAAACACCTCAAGTTTCTGAGCACAACACTGCTCTTATCAGTCGTGGAGGATTTAGAGGAGGAGGAAGGTCTCGTGGAGGCTATCGAGGAAGTTATCGAGGAAGTTCAAGAGGAGGCCATACTGATAGAATAACGGAAGAACCCACTAATTCTGGTGTGGAGTGTTTTTATTGTCATGAACTTGGACATACTAAACGATATTGCAAGAAATTGCAAACTCTATATATGAGGAATAATCTCTCAGCACATGCTGCATCTTCCTCCACAGTCACTATCTCTGCCAACGAGCATGCTGAATATACACGATTGAAAGAATCTGTGAAACCTACTACTTCAACTGTTGCTTTTGCCGAAACATGTAATGACACGTGTCTCTTATCATCAACCTCCAAATGGGTCATTGATTCTGGTGCCTCAGATCATATGACAGGTAATAACCATCTTTACTCTGACTTCAATACGCACTCATCTTATGTCACAATTGCAAATGGTACCACCTCCCTGGTTCTTGGTTCTGGCACTATCAACCTCACTCCATCTATATCTTTATCATCCGTTTTATGTCTACCTAATTTCTCATTTAACCTGCTATCCGTCAGCAAACTTACTCGTGACTTAAATTGTGTAGCCTTACTGTTTCCTGACTCTTGTATCTTTCAGGATCTCTCGACAAAATAG
- the LOC139900263 gene encoding protein RKD5-like: MASTSHNSLKALVAFRNLTSPELIRTVCVYGRESESESEQEAVERAYVFHKDKEADYEEISVCNKVFTLNKFQVNSQFEGLVVDGEWLCIFVFHAASWSPAHINRLPTLLTISRNHKLETIPTLAKDLQTIAKLSCQIVKSEPCSSESEEASKGKENNDKRCKNHHMCDVDLNSLPFEYSENEESEQSLTDVSRKKKRRAAAKDIASLGLEDLAKYFDVPIIEASKNLKVGLTVLKKKCREFGIPRWPHRKIKSLDGLISDLQEEVKRQQEEDEVAAMAVAKKQKMIEIEKKRIEKKPFMDIQRETKKFRQDIFKKRHRARVLETQCRTLSLF; this comes from the exons ATGGCGTCCACCTCACATAACTCACTCAAAGCTCTCGTTGCCTTCCGCAATCTCACATCTCCAG AGTTAATTAGGACGGTTTGTGTGTACGGAAGGGAATCGGAATCAGAATCGGAGCAAGAGGCGGTGGAAAGAGCATATGTGTTTCATAAGGATAAGGAAGCTGATTATGAGGAAATTAGTGTTTGTAATAAAGTGTTTACATTGAACAAATTTCAAGTTAATTCTCAGTTTGAAGGGCTGGTTGTTGATGGTGAATGGCTTTGCATTTTTGTATTTCATGCTGCTTCTTGGTCTCCTGCTCATATCAATAGACTTCCTACTCTTCTTACTATTTCTAG GAATCACAAGTTGGAGACTATCCCAACGTTGGCTAAGGATCTACAAACAATTGCTAAGTTAAGTTGTCAAATTGTAAAGTCCGAACCGTGTAGTAGTGAATCCGAGGAAGCAAGTAAAGGGAAAGAAAACAACGACAAACGGTGTAAGAATCATCACATGTGTGACGTGGATCTTAATTCTCTTCCTTTTGAATATTCAGAAAATGAAGAAAGCGAGCAAAGTTTAACAG ATGTTTCAAGGAAGAAAAAACGAAGGGCTGCAGCTAAAGACATAGCTAGTCTGGGCTTAGAGGATCTAGCCAAGTACTTTGATGTTCCTATCATTGAAGCCTCAAAAAACTTAAAGGTTGGACTTACGGTTCTCAAGAAAAAGTGCCGAGAGTTTGGTATTCCCCGCTGGCCGCATAGAAAGATCAAGTCACTAGACGGTCTCATTTCTGATCTTCAG GAAGAGGTAAAGCGGCAGCAAGAGGAGGATGAGGTAGCGGCTATGGCTGTCGCAAAAAAGCAAAAAATGATAGAAATCGAAAAGAAAAGAATAGAGAAGAAGCCGTTCATGGATATCCAAAGAGAGACTAAGAAATTCAGGCAGGATATATTTAAGAAAAGGCATAGAGCTAGAGTTCTTGAAACCCAATGCCGAACCCTTTCATTGTTTTAA